The following are encoded in a window of Amycolatopsis lexingtonensis genomic DNA:
- a CDS encoding YceI family protein: MTSATTYPQLTGEYTLDAAHSRIGFVARHAMVTKVRGSFNEFTGAATIDGDAPEKSSVQVTIQAHSIDTRNADRDGHLKSNDFLSMDEYPQITFTSTEIKQTGDTSFDVTGDLTIKDVTRSVTVPFEFEGSAKDPFGNDRIGFEGSTTISRKDYGITWNAALETGGVLVSDKVTLEFEISAIKSA; the protein is encoded by the coding sequence ATGACCAGCGCGACCACCTACCCCCAGCTGACCGGCGAATACACCCTCGACGCCGCCCACTCGCGGATCGGGTTCGTCGCCCGGCACGCCATGGTGACCAAGGTGCGCGGCAGCTTCAACGAGTTCACCGGTGCCGCCACGATCGACGGCGACGCGCCGGAGAAGTCGAGCGTCCAGGTGACCATCCAGGCGCACAGCATCGACACCCGCAACGCGGACCGCGACGGGCACCTGAAGAGCAACGACTTCCTGTCGATGGACGAGTACCCGCAGATCACCTTCACCTCGACCGAGATCAAGCAGACCGGCGACACCAGCTTCGACGTCACCGGTGACCTGACCATCAAGGACGTCACCCGCTCGGTGACCGTCCCGTTCGAGTTCGAGGGCTCCGCGAAGGACCCGTTCGGCAACGACCGGATCGGCTTCGAGGGCTCCACCACGATCAGCCGCAAGGACTACGGCATCACCTGGAACGCCGCGCTCGAGACCGGTGGCGTGCTGGTGAGCGACAAGGTCACGCTGGAGTTCGAGATCTCCGCGATCAAGTCCGCCTGA
- a CDS encoding ATP-binding protein: MLLDKFVFDGEPAQVGRVRAWVRDRLAAAEEVPDEVTADVVLIAGELAANAVRHATGPVRALLTCADSAVWIGVEDAGGAAWFDPAAPDVAPVGTGLKLIAACSRRRGHFHRADGGKTVWAEIPIGT, translated from the coding sequence ATGCTGCTGGACAAGTTCGTCTTCGACGGGGAGCCCGCGCAGGTCGGCCGGGTCCGCGCCTGGGTGCGCGACCGCCTGGCCGCGGCCGAAGAGGTACCGGACGAGGTGACGGCGGACGTCGTGCTGATCGCGGGGGAACTGGCCGCGAACGCCGTCCGCCACGCGACGGGACCGGTGCGCGCGCTGCTGACGTGCGCGGATTCGGCGGTGTGGATCGGCGTCGAGGACGCGGGCGGAGCGGCGTGGTTCGACCCGGCGGCCCCCGACGTGGCCCCGGTCGGCACCGGGCTGAAGCTGATCGCGGCGTGCAGCCGCCGGCGCGGGCACTTCCACCGCGCGGACGGCGGCAAGACGGTCTGGGCGGAGATCCCGATCGGCACCTGA
- a CDS encoding TetR/AcrR family transcriptional regulator → MSPVTKQLTPKGAATRKRIVEGAAKEIRERGVAVTTLDDIRARTGTSKSQLFHYFPGGKEDLLLEVARYEADQVIAAQQPQLGELTSWAAWRRWRDTVVSHYTARGQHCPLNVLISQLGRATPGAQKVVGDMLERWRQEIAAGVRHLQAAGEVAADLDAERTAAALLAGIQGGVVVMLSTGRIDHLEAALDVGIENLRASGNR, encoded by the coding sequence GTGAGTCCAGTCACCAAGCAGCTGACCCCCAAGGGCGCCGCGACGCGGAAGCGGATCGTCGAAGGGGCCGCGAAGGAGATCCGGGAGCGCGGCGTCGCCGTCACGACGCTGGACGACATCCGGGCGCGCACCGGCACGAGCAAGAGCCAGCTCTTCCACTACTTCCCCGGCGGCAAGGAAGACCTGCTGCTGGAGGTGGCCCGGTACGAAGCGGACCAGGTCATCGCGGCCCAGCAGCCCCAGCTGGGCGAGCTGACGTCGTGGGCGGCCTGGCGGCGCTGGCGTGACACGGTCGTCTCGCACTACACCGCGCGGGGCCAGCACTGCCCGCTCAACGTGCTCATCTCGCAGCTGGGCCGCGCAACCCCCGGTGCGCAAAAGGTCGTCGGCGACATGCTGGAGCGATGGCGGCAGGAGATCGCGGCCGGCGTCCGGCACCTGCAGGCCGCCGGCGAGGTCGCCGCGGACCTGGACGCCGAACGCACCGCGGCCGCCCTGCTGGCCGGGATCCAGGGCGGCGTGGTGGTGATGCTGTCGACCGGCCGCATCGATCACCTCGAAGCGGCGCTCGACGTCGGGATCGAGAACCTGCGGGCGAGCGGGAACCGGTGA